In one window of Procambarus clarkii isolate CNS0578487 chromosome 63, FALCON_Pclarkii_2.0, whole genome shotgun sequence DNA:
- the LOC123769526 gene encoding phenoloxidase-activating factor 2 produces the protein MWSFLAVVVVTVATVVTATPRERRQAGDECFWWEPGCTTPVDPTKDGTGNPAEPVSVETPVPVERVVGDGNYASCNGGEGSCVPYYLCKEGDIITDGAGLIDIRFGGNTTASRSSSECPQFLDVCCNNPQNTVPPTPIPYTSDCGRRNPQGVNARILGFKDNQAQFGEFPWMIAVLRQEEVVIDKPVNLYVCGGSLIHPSIVLTAAHCVASWEAGVLKVRAGEWDTQRTYELFPHQDRNVARVVVHQGYKSGPLFNDFALLFLDQPFELAPNVDTLCLPNQDQNLLGTECWATGWGKDRFGKEGEFQNVLKKIKLSLTPNDKCQAALRTTRLGKFFNLDKSFNCAGGEAGLDTCKGDGGSPLMCQVAPNKFVQAGIVAWGIGCGEGGIPGVYANVPYASKWIKDTANSVLPEMKVTVGDYWDYIPS, from the exons ATGTGGTCGTTTTTAGcggtggtggtagtaacggtggcgacagtggttactgccactccGAGGGAACGAAGACAGGCTGGTGACGAATGCTTCTGGTGGGAGCCGGGCTGCACCACCCCAGTTGATCCAACTAAAGACGGCACTGGGAACCCAGCCGAACCTGTATCTGTCGAAACCCCAGTGCCTGTGGAGCGCGTCGTGGGAGACGGCAACTATGCAAGCTGCAATGGTGGCGAGGGCAGCTGTGTGCCCTACTACCTGTGCAAGGAAGGCGATATCATTACCGATGGAGCTGGACTCATCGACATAAG ATTTGGAGGGAACACCACCGCTTCTCGGTCGAGTTCCGAGTGTCCACAGTTCCTGGACGTGTGTTGCAACAACCCACAGAACACAGTGCCCCCTACTCCCATACCCTACACTTCCGACTGTGGTCGCCGTAACCCTCAGGGAGTCAACGCTCGCATCCTCGGCTTCAAG GATAACCAGGCGCAGTTTGGCGAGTTCCCGTGGATGATTGCGGTCCTGAGGCAGGAAGAAGTGGTGATTGACAAGCCTGTTAACCTGTACGTATGTGGAGGTTCACTGATCCATCCTTCTATTGTGCTCACCGCCGCCCACTGCGTCGCCTCTTGGGAGGCTGGCGTGCTCAAGGTCCGGGCTGGAGAATGGGACACCCAGCGTACCTATGAACTCTTCCCTCACCAGGACCGTAATGTGGCCAGGGTCGTCGTTCACCAGGGCTATAAGTCTGGTCCTCTCTTCAATGACTTTGCCCTCTTGTTCTTAGATCAACCATTTGAGTTGGCGCCCAATGTTGATACACTATGTCTCCCTAATCAGGACCAGAACTTGCTTGGAACAGAGTGCTGGGCGACAGGCTGGGGCAAAGATAGATTTGGAAAGGAAGGAGAATTCCAAAATGTTTTGAAGAAGATTAAACTGAGTCTTACTCCCAACGATAAATGCCAAGCTGCTCTAAGAACTACTAGGTTGGGTAAATTTTTCAATCTGGACAAATCTTTCAACTGTGCGGGAGGTGAAGCCGGGTTAGACACGTGTAAGGGTGACGGTGGTTCCCCACTGATGTGCCAGGTAGCACCCAACAAGTTCGTGCAGGCCGGCATCGTAGCATGGGGCATTGGATGTGGAGAAGGTGGCATCCCAGGCGTATATGCCAACGTGCCCTATGCCAGCAAGTGGATCAAAGATACAGCAAATTCAGTACTACCTGAAATGAAGGTCACCGTTGGAGATTACTGGGATTATATACCATCGTAA